CCTACGGTTGCCAGATGAACATCGCCGACGGCGAGCTCATGCAGGGGATCCTCGACGGAGCCGGGTACCGTATCGCTTCGTCGCCTGAAGAGGCCGACGTCATCCTGGTCAACACCTGCGCCATCCGAGAGAACGCCGAGCGGCGGGTGATCGGCAGGGTAGGACAGCTCTCCGGGCTGAAGCGCGCGAAGCCCGATCTGGTCCTCGGTGTCACCGGTTGCATGGCGCAGCGCATGGGCGAGGAGCTGCTCGCCAAGGCGTCCGCGGTCGATCTCGTGATGGGACCCGACGGCTATCGCTCCCTGCCGGAGAAGCTGGCCGCTCTGCGGGAGGGAGGGAGCCCCGAGGGCGAGCCCGCCGGCGCCTCGTCCGCCGGGACCGCATCCGGCGACTCCTGCTCCTCCGGCTTCCGGACCGCCGTCCCCGGCAACGGCCGTCGCCGCGGCCTGCAGCTGGCGGTGCTCGATCTCGATCTCGACGAGAACTACGCCGGCCTCGAGACGAGAAGGAGCGAAGGTCCGTCCGCCTGGGTTCCCATCCAGCGGGGATGCAACCACCGATGCACGTTCTGCATCGTTCCCTACGTGCGCGGCTCGGAAAAGAACCGCGATCCCGCCGAGATCATCGCCGAGATCAGGCGGCTTGCCGCCGCCGGAGTCAGCGAGGTCACGCTTCTGGGCCAGACGGTGAACTCCTACGGTCGGGGAGAATGGGGATTCCCGCGCCTTCTCCGCAGCGTCGCGCGCATAGACGGGATCCGGCGGGTGCGCTTCACCTCGCCCCACCCGAACGATCTCTCGGAAGAGCTGGTCGAGGTGATGGCCACCGAGCCGAGCGTATGCGAGCAGCTCCACCTGCCCGTCCAGTCGGGATCGGATCGGGTGCTCAGGCGCATGCTCCGCCGATATACCGTCGAGAGCTTCATGGCGAAGGTCGAGCTCGCCCGGTCGGCCATCGACGACCTGGCTCTCTCCACCGACGTAATCGTCGCCTTCCCGGACGAGACCGAAGAGGAGTTCGAGGCCACGCTCGATCTCATGCGCGACGTCCGCTTCGACGACGCCTTCACCTACAAATATTCGCCGCGCCCGGGGACTCCGGCCACGCGCCTTCCCGCAGGCCAGTTCATCGGTCCTGAGATCGGGTCCAGGCGCTTGAGCGAGCTGATCGACGTCACCCGCGAGATCCAGGCCGAGATCAACCGCGACGAGGTGGGCCGAGTGGAGGAGGTGCTCGTGGAGCGCGAGGCCAGATACCCAGGCCAGCTCCTCGGTCGGACGCGGAGGAACAAGGTAGTGGCCTTCGCGTCCGACCGTCTTCGACCCGGCGACTACGCCCGGGTGAAGCTCGATTCCACGACCGGCGCGACCTTCGCCGGGCATGAGAGCCCCTTTGCTGACGAACTGCTCGCTCACGCGGCCGGATGAGCGCGCGCACGTGGAGCGCTCTCGCCATCGCCCTCATCGGCGCAGGCGCCTTCGCCTTCGCCACGCTCAACACCGACCGAGGAGTCGCCATCGACCTCGGTTTCATGACGCTGAGACGAGTTCCGGTTTCGGCGGTCGCCTTCGGGGGCTTCGTTGCGGGTCTGCTAGTCATGATCGTCGCGGGGATACACTCCGACCTGAAAGTGCGGCGCATCCTGCGCACCCGGCTCGCCGAAGAGGCGGACCAGGAGCGCGTGACCATGGTCGATCACACCCAGCGCGACCTCTTCGCCGGAGAAGACCGTAGGGGCGAGGAGGTGCTCTGACAGCGGCGCTTCGCCGCTTTCGGCGCTAGTGCAGGTCTCGCAACGAGCTCTAGCTGGGGGAGCGTGTTGGGAACGGTCCGCTCCTGTTCGCCGCGCACGGCCGGCGATCCTGAAGCTGCAACTCATGTAGAGAGGAAGTCCAACGAAACATCGGCTGGCGTTACCGCTGGGAACGATGCCGCCGGTCGCCCACGTCGCACTGGCCTTTGCGATCGGCATCGCCTTCTCGGACATCGGCGCGCTCAAATCCGCCGCGCCGCTCCTGCTCGCCGCTGTTCTGCTGACGCCCATCCGGCCATTGCGACGCGTGGGTCCGGGTTCCATGCTCTGGCTTCTCATAGTCCTAGCGGGCCTGCTCTCCGGGACGTGGGCGCGGGCTTCGCCTCCATGCGGCGGTGGGAGCGAAACCGTGGTCGGTCGGCTGTTGGCGATGCCGGGGGAGGGATCGACGTCCTTCTTCGTGGAGCGAGTCGGGAACGGAGCGGGACACGGTACCGGACCCGGTTCTGCGGACGAGTCGCGGACCCGAGGGGCCACCGCCTGCGAGATCCGGGTCTACTTCGGCGAGGCCGCCCTCGGCGACCTCGCCCGCCTGGATGTGAGCGCCGGCGAACCGGTCGTGCTCGGCGGCGAGTGGCGGGAGGGGCGCGCGGGTCCCTGGTTCAGGGCGGGCGCGGCGGCCGCCGCGCCTGCGGGTTCGGGCCGGTCGGCTTCGCCGCGCTGGGCCCTCGTGCGCTGGCGCGCCTCGCTCACCGACCGGCTCGGAGAGCTCTTCGGTGAGCGAGGCGGTCTCGCGTCGGCGCTGGTGCTCGCAAGGCGGGAAGGGCTCGATCCGGCCCTGCGCCAAGCGTTCGCCGATGCCGGACTCGCCCACCTGCTCGCCATCTCCGGTTTCCACACCGGACTAGTCTACGGCATCCTCCGGGTCCTCCTCGGCCTGATCGGCCTCGGCCGCCGTCGAGCCCGGATCGCCGCCGCTCTCGCCACCTGGGCCTACGTCGGCTTCATAGGCTTCCCCGACGCCGCCTCGCGCGCTGCGGTGATCGTCACCTTTCTGGCTCTGGCTCACTCGCTCGGCAGGCCGCAGGCGCGCTGGGGCGGCCTCGGCGGCGCGGCGCTCATACTGCTCCTCCTCGACCCGACCCGGCTCTGGAGCGCGGGCTTCCAGCTCTCCTTCGCCGGCGCCGCCGGCCTCCTCGCCTGGACCCGCCCGCTCGAGAACCTCTTCGAACGCTGGAGCAGCGGCCGCTTCCGCCTCCCACGCTCGGCGGTCTCGGCATTTTCGGCCAGCCTGGCAGCCACGGCGGCGACCACCCCCATCGTGGTATGGCACTTCGAGCAGGTCGCCCTGCTCGGCGTGCCCAACACATTGGCCTTGACGCCCCTGGTCGCGATAGGCGTTCCGGGTATCCTCTTCTCGCTTGCCCTCGACATCTTGTCGCCGGAAGCCGCTCAGGTCTTCGCCGGCGGGGTCGAACTCATGCTCCTCGCCCTCCAGCGAGCGGTCGAGGCGACCAGCTCCCTCTCCTGGGCAAGCGCGTGGACACCGGCGGCCACCGTCTCGGCCAGCGCGACCGGCGTCGCCGCCGGGGCGCTGCTGGCTCGCCTGATTCGGGCACGATCTCGAACCCGGCGCATCCTCCTCGCCTTCTGGACGCTGGTCGGCCTCCTCGTCTGGCCGCTGACACTCGCCTGGAGCGGAAGGGGGACGCTCAGCATGCACTTCCTCGATGTCGGCCAGGGCGACGCCGTGGCCGTCCGCACCCCAGGGAAACGCTGGCTGCTCTTCGACACCGGACCGCCCAAGCGCGACGAAAACCGTCCGCACGCGGTGATCCGACAGCTTCGCGAACTCGGTGCGCGTCGTCTGGACGCGCTCATCCTGACCCACCCCGATCTCGATCACATCGGGGGCGCGGCCGAGCTGCTTCGCGACGTCGACGTGGTCGAAGTGCTGGACCCCGCCCTTCCCGCTGCGCGTCCTGCCTACATCGAGCTTCTGGAGATCGCCGAAGCCCGGGGGATACCTTGGCGACAAGCCCTCAAAGGCGAGAGCTGGAGCATGGACGGAGTGGATTTCCACGTCCTCTGGCCCGACCCCGACTCCGAATTCGTGGACGCCAACACCTCCTCCGTCGTCGTGCTCGCGAGCTTCGGCGAACTCGATCTTCTCCTCACCGGAGACGCGCCCGACGAGGTCGAGCTCGACATCCTGCCCGACATACTCGCGCGAACTCGCACCCTCGAGATCCTCAAGGTCGGCCACCACGGCAGCCGGACCTCGACGGCCCCCGACCTCGCGCGCCGGCTACCGCCCCAAGTCGCCGTCGTCTCGCTCGGACGCTACAATCGCTTCGGGCACCCCGACCCCGGCGTCGTGAGGCGTCTGGAGGCGGAAGGAGCTCGGATCTACCGAACCGATCGCGACGGAAGCGTGACGGTGATCGGCAGGGACGACGGCAGCTTCCGGGTGAGGATCGGGCGTTGAGCCCGCGCAGCCGTCGCCGCCGACATGCCCTCGTCGCCCGAGCGGGCGCTTCCCTCACTTCGACGCCATGAACAATTCTTCCCCAAAGGGGTGCGAAGGACGTCCCCCACCGCAGCCCACTTGGAATTCCTGACCCAGGTACTCGCCATCGCCGCCAAGGACCTCTCCATCGAGCGGCGGAGCCGGGAGCGCGTCCTCGCCGCGGCAGCCTTCTCGGCGCTCGTCGTCCTCCTTTTCGCCCTGGCCTTCGACAGGACCGGGGCCGGAAGCAGGGAGCTGGCCGCGCCGGTAATCTGGATGACGCTCGTCTTCGGCGGCCTCCTCGCGGTGGCCCGCACCTTCCATCTGGAGCGCGAGGACGACGCCCTGACCGGACTCCTCCAGAGTCCGGCTCCCCGGGACGCCATCTACCTCGGCAAGACGCTCGCCAACGCCGTAGTGGTCTTCCCGCTCACGACGCTCGTGCTGGTGGCGTTCGCACTGCTCTTCGGCACGGGATTCCCAACGCCTCCCGCCTTCGGACTGACGCTCGTCGCGCTCTCGCTCGGCGCTCTGGCATTCGTCGCGCACGGCACCCTGCTCGCGGTGATTTCGACGGGGGCGAGATCGGGGGACGCGCTCCTTCTCGTTCTAGTGCTCCCGCTCGCCGTGCCGGTTGTAATTTTCGGGGTGGACGCGGTGTCCGCGTCCCTGGCCGGCCGACTCGCGGAGGCGGTGCCGGCGATCCGCTGGCTCGGGGGGTTCGCTCTGGTGTCGCTTTTTTCGGGGGCCGTGCTCTTCCGTTACCTGGTTGAGGAGTAACGACATGCGCAGGATCAGGAAGTGAAAGGGCTGACCCGGTCCGCCGGGGCACTGACCCTTTTGGGGATGGCCGGGCTCGGGCTCACCTACGCGCTCGCCTTCTTCTGGGTCTCCACGGATCTGGACCAGGGCGTGGTCCAGCGCATCTTCTATATTCATGTGCCTGCGGCATGGACCGCGTTTCTGGCCTTCGGCCTCGCGGCCGTCCTGAGCGGAGTCTACCTCTGGCTTCGAGACCCGCGCATCGACCGCGCCGCCTTCACGGCCGTCGAGGGAGGGATGATATTCGCGACCGTCATGCTCGTCAGCGGCCCGCTATGGGCGAAGATCGCCTGGGGCACCTACTGGACCTGGGAACCTCGGCTGACCTTCACCCTCATCCTCTGGTTCATCTTCCTCGGCTACCTCCTCGTGCGACGCTCGACGGCGAATCCTGAAAAAGGCATGCGCTACGCCGCGGTCATCGCCATCATCGGTGCGCTGGACATTCCGTTCATCCATGTGAGCGTGCAGGTGTTCCGCTCGCTCCACCCGCAGGCGGTGGTGATGCAGAGCGACGGACGCCCGGACCTGCCCTCCGACATGCTGACGCTGCTGGGCGTGTCGCTGCTCGCCTTCACCTTTCTCTTCCTCGGACTCTGGATCGCCAACTACGTCGCCGTCACGCGAGCGAGCGCGACGACGAATTCGACGCCGGACTGAGCGCCCGCGACTGCCCCGAACCCTCGCCACCATGAACGAATACTGGCACGTCTTCCTAGCCTTCAGCCTTCCCCTCCTCGGACTGGCTCTGTGGATGGGCATCCTTTCGCGTCGACTCTCCCGGACCGACCGGGACTGACGCTTTTCCGGCATGTTTCAAAGGCTCTGGGAACCGCCCTTGTTTCCCACGGCCCCGTATGCTAGTTTGCCATCGGTAAAGCTTGACGTTAGAATCAGGCATTGAAGCGCGGACGCCGCTTCCCGGGATTCCGGCCTCGGCCGCCGGCCAAACTTCATCAACCGAGAAATCGCAGCACATGATCATCCAAACATCTCGCAGCGTACTGGTCGCCGCAGCGGCGGTCGCGATGTTCGTCGCCGTCTCCACGGACTGCCCCCTGAACGCTCAGACCACGACCCAGCCGAGCACCCTGCGGTACGGATCCGGGCTGCTGGACGTCCCGGTATCGAGCGTCCTCCCGCACCTCACCATCACGGGGACGTGGTCCGGTTTCTTCACCAGCCACGACCGAAGCGCGATCATCGATCCGGCCGCACAGGTGGTCGGATGGGAGGAGCCCGTCGAATCCCGGTACTACAGCGACGGCTCGATCACCCTCGGTCTCTACGACAGAGCCGAGATCGGCGCGACCGTCCACTCGTTGGCCGATGAGAGCGACGGAGGAGATGTCTGGGGTCTTTTCGGACGCGTGAGCCTGATCCAGCCGGAGAACCAGGGCGTCGGGCTCGCCGTCGGAGGGCGCTTCGTTCGGGCTCCGGACTTCGGCGACGACAACAACTATCAGCCCACCCGCCTGGGCATCTCGGACAGGCGACTGCGGGATTCGTACCTCGGCTACACCGACGAGGTTCAGAACGAGGCGTCGCTGTACGCGGTCACGACGGCCTATTTCCGCGGCCCGGCCATCCGGGGGCTGCCCGAGCACGACTTCACCCTCACCGCCGGATACGGCACCGGCATGTTCCAGGGCGGCGACTTCCTGGAGTTCTATCGCTTCGCCGATTCCGACGGGTGGTTCGTAGGGTCAGCCCTTCACGTCGAAGTGGCCGACGGCAAGCTGCTCGCGCTGATGTCGGAATACAACGGTTTCGATATCAATTTCGGTGCCCAGATGGATCTGGGCGGCCTGCGGGTAGGGGCCCACATGCTCGGTGCCAACTACGTCGAACGTCCGGCCCGAGGCTACTTCTCCGTCTACCGCTCCCCCAAGTGGGGGATGATGGGGTCGATCGCCTTCACGCCCTTCGACGACGCCAGGGTCACGGCCAAGCCCAAGTTGATGATGCGTCCCGTGCCCGACACGTTCATGATTCCCGCACCGCCGCCCGACACGGTAGTGGTGACGAGGGAGGTCGCGCCACCGATGCCCGACGGAACTCCGGTCTCGGTCTGTCTGGCGTCGGGCCGGAGCGTCCGGATTCACGTCTCGCCGCAGGGCGACACCCTGGTCGGCTCTATGCGGATCCCGATGTCCGACCTCGGTCCCGGCATCGTCTTCGAGGGCGACTACGCCGCCGGCGCCCAGTGGTTCGTGGACGACGAGGCGATCACCTTCGAGGATCGAGAGTACCAGCGCTCCGGCAACGAGGTCTCGCTCGACTGCGGCGACATCATGCGCGTGGGCGAGCACATGGGAGTGGCGGTCTTCGCCATGCGCGATCAGGAAAGGCCCTTCCAGATGCTCTACGTTCCGGTCCGACCGGGCGTGTGGCAGGGTTACGAGACCGACCTGCAGGGCACGAGGGGCAAGTAGACGAACCGCGCGACCCGACCCGAAGTGGAGGCCCGTCCGGCAGTCGAAGCCGGGCGGGCTTCTCCCGTTAGGGCGGAGGACGCGATGTCCCATCAGGACATTCAATTGTCCCGCGCTTCCTTGTATCGTCTCTCCACGCGGTCCGCAGGTCGTCGTGCGACGACGAGGTGGTTCGCCCGCTCAGGGCCGGGCTGTCCGGATATGGGTCGTTCGGTTTATATTCGGTAGCGTAACCGACACCAGGCCCGCACACCACCCACCGGGCCGCGGAGAAAGGAGAGAGAAGTGGCAGCGAGGAAAACCACAAACAGGCCGGTCCCTCAACGACAGGCGAAGGACCGGCAGCGGGCGCTCGACACCGCCCTCACACAGATAGAACGCGCCCACGGCAGGGGCGCCATTATGCGGATGGGAGAGGGGGCCGAAATGGTCTCCGTACAGACCATCGGCACCGGTTCGCTATCGCTCGACGCCGCCATCGGCATCGGCGGTCTTCCCAAGGGCCGGATCAGCGAGATCTACGGACCCGAGTCGTCGGGCAAGACCACCATCTGCCTGCACGTCGTCGCCAACGCACAAGAAGATGGAGGAGTCGCCGCGATTATCGATGCCGAGCACGCGCTCGACGTCGGCTACGCGAAGCGTCTGGGCGTGAATATCGACAACCTGCTGGTCGCTCAACCCGACACCGGCGAGCAGGCCCTCGAGATCGCGGAGGTGCTCATCCGCAGCGGGGCTGTCGACGTGGTCGTCATCGATTCGGTGGCGGCGCTCGTACCCAGGGCGGAGATCGAGGGCGAGATGGGCGATTCGCACGTGGGCCTCCAGGCCCGGCTGATGAGCCAGGCGCTCCGCAAGCTCACCGGCGCGGTCAGCCGTTCCAACACCGCCATCATCTTCACAAACCAGATCCGAGAGAAGGTGGGGGTGATGTTCGGGAGCCCGGAGACCACTTCCGGTGGACGGGCGCTCAAATTCTACGCTTCGGTGCGACTCGACATCCGGCGCATCGGCGCCATCAAGGACGGCCAGGACGTGGTCGGCAACCGTACTCGGGTGAAGGTTGTGAAGAACAAGTGCGCTCCGCCCTTCCGGCAGGCCGAATTCGACATCATCTACAACGAGGGCGTGAGCCATCTCGGCCTGCTGGTGGATCTGGGCGTCGAGCACGAAATCGTCCGGAAATCAGGCTCCTGGTATTCCTACGGCGAGCTTCGGCTAGGGCAGGGGAAGGAGAATACGAAGGGTTTCCTCGCGGAGAACGCCGACGTGCTCGAAGAGATCGAGGCCCGAGTGAGGGCCGCCCTGGGTCTCTCCCCGCCGCAGGCGCCGGAAACCGAGCGCGGGGACGCCTAGTTGTCGTCCATGTGCAAGCTCTCTCAAGCGGCGCGTCCACGCGTCATCGTCGCCGGCACGGATTCGCCCGCAGGCAGATACCTGCCGTGAAGAGCGCCGCCGCAGCTGCCGTGCGCTCCGCCTTCCTGGAATACTTCGTCGAGCGCGGTCACACCGCGCGCCCGTCGTCGTCGCTCGTCCCCGCCGACGACCCGACCCTCATCTTCACGAACGCGGGCATGGTCCAGTTCAAGGGGATCTTCCTCGGTGAAGAGAAGGTCGCGTTCGATCGAGCCGTCACCTCTCAGCGCTGCGTTCGCGCCGGGGGTAAGCACAACGATCTGGAGGAGGTGGGACGGACGGCCCGGCATCACACCTTCTTCGAGATGCTCGGCAACTTTTCGTTCGGGGACTACTTCAAGCGGGAGGCGGTGGGCTACGCCTGGGAGCTGGTCACCGAGGTCTACGGTCTCGATCCGGACCGGCTCTATGCGACCGTGCACCACACCGACGACGAGGCGGCGGACTATTGGTCGAGCCAGGCCGGCATCCCTCCGGAGCGCGTGCATCGGCTGGGCGACAAGGACAATTTCTGGCAGATGGCCGACACCGGGCCCTGCGGCCCCTGCTCCGAGCTGCACTACGACCTGCGCGGCAGCAGCGCCCCTCCGCCCTCGAGCACGGAGGAGTTCGTCACGCTCAACGACGCCGGGACGATTCTCGAACTCTGGAATCTGGTCTTCATGCAGTACGACCGGAGCCGGACGGGCGAGCTCGCGCCTCTGCCGGCGCAGTCGGTCGATACCGGCGCCGGACTGGAACGATTCGCGGCGGTCCTCCAAGGTGCGGACTCGAATTTCCACACCGATCTCTTCGCTCCGCTGCTCGCCCGCATCAGCGATCTCGTGGGTCGCGGCTACCGGAAGACGGACCCGGAGAGCGCGAGCTTTCGGGTAATCGCTGACCATGCTCGCGCCGTGGCGTTCCTGCTTGCCGACGGCGTCGTCTTCCGGAACGAGGGCAGGGGTTACGTGCTCAGGCGCATCCTCAGGAGGGCGGTACGCCACGCCTGGCTCCTCGGTCGTCGCGAGGCCACGCTCGCACCGGTGGTGGGCAGGGTGGTGGACACCATGGCCGAAGCCTTTCCGGAGCTCGACGGACGCCGGGGCGAGCTGGTGCGAGCCACCGAGCTGGAGGAGGAACGCTTCCTCGCTACCATCGAAGGCGGGATCGGAAGGCTCTCCGACCTGATGGCCGGGTCGTCGGGCACGATTTCCGGCTCCGACGCCTTCAAGCTCTACGACACCTACGGTTTCCCCATCGACTTGACGCGCATCATGGCGGCCGAGGGTGGTTACGGCGTCGACGAGGCGGGCTTCCGGGTCGCGCTCGAAGCTCAGCGGGAGCGGTCGCGATTGAGCCGGGCGAGTGCGGCGGACGCCGTCCGCCACGACTGGTCGCCGGCTCTCGACCGCGTGGACTCCGAGGCTCAAAGCTTCGTTGGCTACGAGGTCACCGAAGCCGATACCGAGGTGGTCGCCGCGAGCCTCTCCGAGGACCGCGTCTCGCTGATTCTGGCTGCCAACCCCTTCTATCGCGAGGCGGGCGGCCAGGTATCGGATACCGGCGTCGTGGCCGCCGGCGAAGAATGGAAGCTGCGGGTGGACTCGGTCACCGACGCCAACGGGGTGAGCGCGGTCTCGGGTGCGTTCTCGGGTCCGGACCCCGCTACCGTCGACCTGGTGGGGGCCGGAGTGCGGGTCCGGGTGGATCCCGATCGTCGCCTCGACATCAAACGCAACCATACCGCCACCCACCTGCTTCACGCCGCGCTCCGCGAGACGTTGGGGGAGCATGTCGCCCAGAAGGGATCGCTCGTGGCTCCGGACCGGCTTCGCTTCGATTTCTCTCACCCGGCGCCGCTCGCCGCAGAGGAACTCGCGTTGATCGAGCATGCCGTCAACGAGCGCATCTGGGCCGGCAACCCCGTCGAGACCGAGCTCCGCCCCCTCCACGAAGCCAGAGCCTCCGGCGCCATGGCGCTTTTCGGCGAAAAGTACGGCGAAGTGGTGCGCGTTGTCGAGATTCGGGGGGTGAGCATCGAGCTCTGCGGCGGCACCCATGTGGCCAATACCGGAGAGATCGGCCTCTTCCGCATCGTATCCGAGTCGGGCGTGGGCGCCGGACTGCGTCGGATCGAGGCGTTGACCGGACGAGGCGCCTTCGCCTTTCTGAGCGAACGGGAGGCGGCGTTGCTCTCGGTCTCGGAGGCTCTGCGCACATCTCCCGCGAATCTGACCGGGCGCGTCGAGAGTCTTATTCGTGAGCGGAAGGAACTTGGAGAGCTGCTGGCGGAGCTGCGCGCGAGCGGCGGAGGCGCGCGAGAGGCGGTGAGGAAGGAGCTGGTCACCGGGAACGGCAAGGCGTTCGTCTACGCCGGGGTCGAGCTGCCTTGCCACACGCCGGCCGACGCCCGCTCATGGGGAGACCGCTTCCTAGGCATGATCGGGTCCGGCATCGCGGTTCTAGCCGCCGAGCTTCCCGGGGGCAGGCGTTCGCTCTTCACGTTCGTTTCGGGAGATTTGGTGGGAGAAGGGCTTCACGCTGGAGAAGTGGTCCGCGAGGTCGCCGCCCTGACCGGTGGACGAGGAGGTGGCAGACCGCACATGGCGCAAGGCGGAGTCGGCGATCCCGATCAGGTTGGGGATGCCCTGAGAGCGGGCGAGAAGATCGTGCTCGC
The Gemmatimonadota bacterium genome window above contains:
- a CDS encoding MiaB/RimO family radical SAM methylthiotransferase; the encoded protein is MARTIGGPSPRRGSDLPRAYVETYGCQMNIADGELMQGILDGAGYRIASSPEEADVILVNTCAIRENAERRVIGRVGQLSGLKRAKPDLVLGVTGCMAQRMGEELLAKASAVDLVMGPDGYRSLPEKLAALREGGSPEGEPAGASSAGTASGDSCSSGFRTAVPGNGRRRGLQLAVLDLDLDENYAGLETRRSEGPSAWVPIQRGCNHRCTFCIVPYVRGSEKNRDPAEIIAEIRRLAAAGVSEVTLLGQTVNSYGRGEWGFPRLLRSVARIDGIRRVRFTSPHPNDLSEELVEVMATEPSVCEQLHLPVQSGSDRVLRRMLRRYTVESFMAKVELARSAIDDLALSTDVIVAFPDETEEEFEATLDLMRDVRFDDAFTYKYSPRPGTPATRLPAGQFIGPEIGSRRLSELIDVTREIQAEINRDEVGRVEEVLVEREARYPGQLLGRTRRNKVVAFASDRLRPGDYARVKLDSTTGATFAGHESPFADELLAHAAG
- a CDS encoding DNA internalization-related competence protein ComEC/Rec2, with the translated sequence MPPVAHVALAFAIGIAFSDIGALKSAAPLLLAAVLLTPIRPLRRVGPGSMLWLLIVLAGLLSGTWARASPPCGGGSETVVGRLLAMPGEGSTSFFVERVGNGAGHGTGPGSADESRTRGATACEIRVYFGEAALGDLARLDVSAGEPVVLGGEWREGRAGPWFRAGAAAAAPAGSGRSASPRWALVRWRASLTDRLGELFGERGGLASALVLARREGLDPALRQAFADAGLAHLLAISGFHTGLVYGILRVLLGLIGLGRRRARIAAALATWAYVGFIGFPDAASRAAVIVTFLALAHSLGRPQARWGGLGGAALILLLLDPTRLWSAGFQLSFAGAAGLLAWTRPLENLFERWSSGRFRLPRSAVSAFSASLAATAATTPIVVWHFEQVALLGVPNTLALTPLVAIGVPGILFSLALDILSPEAAQVFAGGVELMLLALQRAVEATSSLSWASAWTPAATVSASATGVAAGALLARLIRARSRTRRILLAFWTLVGLLVWPLTLAWSGRGTLSMHFLDVGQGDAVAVRTPGKRWLLFDTGPPKRDENRPHAVIRQLRELGARRLDALILTHPDLDHIGGAAELLRDVDVVEVLDPALPAARPAYIELLEIAEARGIPWRQALKGESWSMDGVDFHVLWPDPDSEFVDANTSSVVVLASFGELDLLLTGDAPDEVELDILPDILARTRTLEILKVGHHGSRTSTAPDLARRLPPQVAVVSLGRYNRFGHPDPGVVRRLEAEGARIYRTDRDGSVTVIGRDDGSFRVRIGR
- a CDS encoding heme exporter protein CcmB; the protein is MRRTSPTAAHLEFLTQVLAIAAKDLSIERRSRERVLAAAAFSALVVLLFALAFDRTGAGSRELAAPVIWMTLVFGGLLAVARTFHLEREDDALTGLLQSPAPRDAIYLGKTLANAVVVFPLTTLVLVAFALLFGTGFPTPPAFGLTLVALSLGALAFVAHGTLLAVISTGARSGDALLLVLVLPLAVPVVIFGVDAVSASLAGRLAEAVPAIRWLGGFALVSLFSGAVLFRYLVEE
- the ccsA gene encoding cytochrome c biogenesis protein CcsA is translated as MKGLTRSAGALTLLGMAGLGLTYALAFFWVSTDLDQGVVQRIFYIHVPAAWTAFLAFGLAAVLSGVYLWLRDPRIDRAAFTAVEGGMIFATVMLVSGPLWAKIAWGTYWTWEPRLTFTLILWFIFLGYLLVRRSTANPEKGMRYAAVIAIIGALDIPFIHVSVQVFRSLHPQAVVMQSDGRPDLPSDMLTLLGVSLLAFTFLFLGLWIANYVAVTRASATTNSTPD
- the recA gene encoding recombinase RecA — translated: MAARKTTNRPVPQRQAKDRQRALDTALTQIERAHGRGAIMRMGEGAEMVSVQTIGTGSLSLDAAIGIGGLPKGRISEIYGPESSGKTTICLHVVANAQEDGGVAAIIDAEHALDVGYAKRLGVNIDNLLVAQPDTGEQALEIAEVLIRSGAVDVVVIDSVAALVPRAEIEGEMGDSHVGLQARLMSQALRKLTGAVSRSNTAIIFTNQIREKVGVMFGSPETTSGGRALKFYASVRLDIRRIGAIKDGQDVVGNRTRVKVVKNKCAPPFRQAEFDIIYNEGVSHLGLLVDLGVEHEIVRKSGSWYSYGELRLGQGKENTKGFLAENADVLEEIEARVRAALGLSPPQAPETERGDA
- the alaS gene encoding alanine--tRNA ligase codes for the protein MKSAAAAAVRSAFLEYFVERGHTARPSSSLVPADDPTLIFTNAGMVQFKGIFLGEEKVAFDRAVTSQRCVRAGGKHNDLEEVGRTARHHTFFEMLGNFSFGDYFKREAVGYAWELVTEVYGLDPDRLYATVHHTDDEAADYWSSQAGIPPERVHRLGDKDNFWQMADTGPCGPCSELHYDLRGSSAPPPSSTEEFVTLNDAGTILELWNLVFMQYDRSRTGELAPLPAQSVDTGAGLERFAAVLQGADSNFHTDLFAPLLARISDLVGRGYRKTDPESASFRVIADHARAVAFLLADGVVFRNEGRGYVLRRILRRAVRHAWLLGRREATLAPVVGRVVDTMAEAFPELDGRRGELVRATELEEERFLATIEGGIGRLSDLMAGSSGTISGSDAFKLYDTYGFPIDLTRIMAAEGGYGVDEAGFRVALEAQRERSRLSRASAADAVRHDWSPALDRVDSEAQSFVGYEVTEADTEVVAASLSEDRVSLILAANPFYREAGGQVSDTGVVAAGEEWKLRVDSVTDANGVSAVSGAFSGPDPATVDLVGAGVRVRVDPDRRLDIKRNHTATHLLHAALRETLGEHVAQKGSLVAPDRLRFDFSHPAPLAAEELALIEHAVNERIWAGNPVETELRPLHEARASGAMALFGEKYGEVVRVVEIRGVSIELCGGTHVANTGEIGLFRIVSESGVGAGLRRIEALTGRGAFAFLSEREAALLSVSEALRTSPANLTGRVESLIRERKELGELLAELRASGGGAREAVRKELVTGNGKAFVYAGVELPCHTPADARSWGDRFLGMIGSGIAVLAAELPGGRRSLFTFVSGDLVGEGLHAGEVVREVAALTGGRGGGRPHMAQGGVGDPDQVGDALRAGEKIVLAKLEAGAGE